Proteins encoded by one window of Molothrus aeneus isolate 106 chromosome 16, BPBGC_Maene_1.0, whole genome shotgun sequence:
- the NPTX2 gene encoding neuronal pentraxin-2: protein MLLVATGLLLAVAAGGRGSPAAEQESPPGSRFVCTSLPLDAAGAGCPLPPVPMQGGALPPEEELKATVLQLRETVLQQKETIGSQREAIRELTGKLSRCEGADGKSAAGTWKNEVGKGKDTMGDLPRDPALVIEQLSRTMQTLKDRLESLEHQLRANVSYAALPGDLREMLQRRLGDLERQLLSKVAELEDEKSLLHNETSAHRQKTETALNALLERVSELEKGNSAFKSPDEFKVSLPLRTNYLYGKIKKTLPELYAFTVCLWLRSSASPGIGTPFSYAVPGQANEIVLIEWGNNPIELLINDKVAQLPLFISDGKWHHICITWTTRDGMWEAFQDGEKLGTGENLAPWHPIKPGGVLILGQEQDTVGGRFDATQAFVGEMSQFNIWDRVLRAEDIMNIANCSINMPGNIIPWVDNNVDVFGGATKWPVETCEERLLDL, encoded by the exons ATGCTGCTCGTGGCCACCGGGCTCCTGCTCGCCGTAgctgcgggcgggcgggggtcgCCGGCCGCGGAGCAGGAGAGCCCGCCGGGCAGCCGCTTCGTGTGCACCTCGCTGCCGCTGGACGCCGCCGGCGCGGGCTGCCCGCTGCCCCCCGTGCCCATGCAGGGCGGCGCGCTGCCCCCCGAGGAGGAGCTGAAAGCCACGGTGCTGCAGCTGCGGGAGACCGtcctgcagcagaaggagaCCATCGGGAGCCAGCGGGAGGCCATCCGGGAGCTCACCGGGAAGCTGAGCCGCTGCGAGGGTGCCGACGGCAAGTCCGCCGCGGGGACGTGGAAGAACGAGGTGGGCAAGGGCAAGGACACGATGGGCGACCTGCCGCGGGACCCGGCGCTGGTCATCGAGCAGCTGAGCCGCACCATGCAGACCCTGAAGGACCGCCTGGAGAGCCTGGAG caccagctccgagcCAACGTGTCGTACGCAGCGCTGCCCGGTGACCTGCGGGAGATGCTGCAGCGCCGGCTCGGGGACCTGGAGCGGCAGCTCCTCAGCAAGGTGGCCGAGCTGGAGGATGAGAAATCTCTGCTGCACAACGAGACCTCAGCCCACCGGCAGAAGACAGAGACAGCCCTGAATGCATTGCTAGAAAGAGTGTCTGAACTGGAGAAAG GTAACAGTGCATTTAAGTCACCTGATGAGTTCAAGGTCTCCCTGCCTCTCCGCACCAATTACCTGTATGGGAAGATCAAGAAGACCCTGCCAGAGCTCTATGCTTTCACTGTGTGCTTGTGGCTGAGGTCAAGTGCTTCTCCTGGCATTGGCACTCCATTCTCATATGCTGTTCCTGGGCAAGCCAATGAAATTGTCCTCATAGAATGGGGGAATAATCCAATTGAACTGCTAATTAATGATAAG GTTGCTCAACTCCCTCTCTTCATCAGTGATGGAAAATGGCATCATATCTGCATAACATGGACAACCAGAGATGGAATGTGGGAAGCTTTTCAGGATGGAGAGAAGCTTGGCACTGGGGAGAATCTTGCTCCTTGGCATCCAATTAAACCTGGAGGTGTCTTGATCCTGGGTCAGGAACAG GACACAGTAGGAGGAAGATTTGATGCAACTCAAGCCTTTGTTGGGGAGATGAGCCAGTTCAATATATGGGACAGGGTCTTAAGAGCTGAAGACATCATGAATATTGCCAACTGCTCCATCAACATGCCTGGCAACATCATCCCCTGGGTAGATAACAACGTGGATGTGTTTGGAGGTGCTACTAAATGGCCTGTGGAGACGTGTGAGGAGCGTCTGCTTGACTTGTAG